aagcaaaaataattacTAAAAACTAGAGTTTTTCAACTTTGAATCAAGAACTACTTTTCATGTCCCTGCTATCAtggaataatttcaaataaagttaTAAATGATTTACTGAACTCATTTTTTATTCTGATCCTATGATTCCACACTTTTAATTATTTCAACGTGAGAATACGTTTTGAAACTGTGTAACTTCCTCATTGACATTTACCAAAATTTTCTTGGACTATGCTATGTGGTTGTgcctcctgatttttaaaaaagaatgccttttcagcaatattgaatcttTCAGATTCCTCTGAACATACCATAACCTTCCTGCCAACATCCATAGTCCTCTCTCCAACCCAGTCTCTCCACTGTCCCTCTTGCAGGGCCTCTGCCCAGTGGAAAAATTCAACTCAGATGCTTCAAAGCACCTTAGGCTTGACTTGTCCAAGGGAGAACCCTTGTTTCTACTTCAGGCCTGTCCCTGGTAGTAGCAAATGGCTTCATTAGTCCCATGGGTATGTGTCCAGGAAGTAGGAGATTTCTTTATTCTACCCTTTCTTCACCCCCACATCCAGACCAGAACCAACTCTTTCAACTTTCTCTcctgccgctgatagcttcagccgggtcgCGCGACTGGAGCACTGGGTGAATTAGGGGGCGAGCTcgcgggaaacaaacctgggtaagCGAAACCTAGCCATCTCAGCTAGGGGACTGAAGGACTTGAGCcaaaggccaattaatcagcacaaagcttttttattgttacatcgtaagagcttaggtaccgaagcggCTCAAGTGCTCTAAAGACCCTGAGGCTCCGGGGAGCTCAGGTTATATACGGTTACACagggggaggagtaggggagagggtagggggttcggAGAGCCAATTGCACAAGttaaaaggtagttgctaggcaagggcggcagaagatagctagaggcaaggacagaataacaagaaggcttgtagttttgagataagctactgagatGGGAGGTTACTGACgagggggggaagggagaacagtgagttaggctacagacatgagagacagggagagaaggtagaaatgattgacaatttttaagtatgactaggctccaatccctgagaaatatgccacactcTCCAGAAAGGATCTGGAACCCATCCCATCACTTCCCTCCTTCCTACTGCTGCACCCTTTGTCCAACCATGGTCCTCTTTCCCTGGACCACTGCAGGAGCCTGCTGGCTGTCCTCATTGACTGTCCCCCAGAAATCCACATCAGCACTGAGTAAAAGTGATCATAGAGAAAGTGTATCATACACACCTTGGGACTGAAAACTGCGAAGGAAAACCCATGCTCCCTCCCATGCTCTGTACAGCCAGGCTGCCTCTCACACTTCTGCCCACCAGGCTCATCCCTGCTGATTTTCCTTTACCTCACCTGGTGTTTGAATTTCTTCCAAGTTAATAAGCTTAATCTGATTTCTAATTAGATAACCTTAGGCAATTCACTTTAACTCTACAGATTCCTAAATTCTCCTTTAACAAGCATAGAAACTGGATCAAATATTTCTACTACTGATGATGCGTAAAAATAATGGCTAACATTTTCCAAGCACTTGTTCTGTACCAGATTCCATGTTAAGcatttttggtgtattgtttcatttaattctcaacaATCTTGTAAAGCTGGTAGAATTACTAGTCTcaatttagagataaggaaaatgaggcatagagaggttaaataatttctttcaagTCACACAGTTAGTGATGGATTCAGGATTTGCATTCTAAGATCTCTTACAAACCATCAGCTTTTATGGAATGGGAGATCGGCACCTACCTGTGCACAGCAGAATCTTGCCTTGAGTCAGATATTTGATGGTTTCTGATGTTTTCCTGAGACATTCCTCAGAAAGATATGGAGGATCTGCTATCACAATGTCAAAACTATGTGTAGCAATTTTTTCAGGTAAATCTAATGGATTATTGTAATCATAGAAGATGAACTCCTCTCCATAGATGGCAAATCTTTTGTCATACTCAAAGACGTATGCGGAAAAGTCTTCTTGATGTGACTGTCTCAGTTTCTGGTAGACACTGGGGGCGCTCACACATGCTATTCTAGAATGCAAAATGGACACATTTGTGACAGACTTTTCTGGATAACTGGTGATGTTAAATAACAATGACTTCAGGATAAAATATGGATCCTTGTGTTCAGATTAATGCTTTCCTTtcctgaaatggaaaaaatagtgGAAGCTAATGAAATAGCAGTTATTTTGAGAAAAATCTTTATActgccttgttttaaaataatttgctatttaaaaatttataactcATAATTTTGAGGCAGGAAAGTGTAAATGCACTTTTTATAGTAAGTAACGTAAAACATCAGGAACACATTTGACAAAAGTTTGACGTAGATAGCCATAAGCCCAAATGTACCTATTATTTTCATATTGGCCCTTAAGTATTTACTTCAAATATCTGTAGTCCCAAACTAAATATTTTGAATTCACTTTGTAATATTCATGATTTTGAAAGAAAACCCCCCAAGTAAGTCTGTAAATAATTCCATGTTTCTGAAAAGATACACTAAAAGTAGGTCTTTATTTACAGGTACCCCATTACAGACCAGCCACTTTGAATTTCTGCTTCTTTGTTACATAAGTAAATTAAAGAATCTACTTCATTACAGGCATTTCCAAGTTTATGAATGGGTAGTGTTCCAAAAGCTGACTTTAAAAATTAGCGACTAAAAGTCAGAAGCAACCTAAATACTGAATTATAGAGTTACGTGTGGTAcatctattaaaatggaaaactatatagccattttaaaaagactgaaggAAGCAGCCATCTGTATGTTAATATGGAATGATATCCAAgatatattgttaagtgaaaagaTAAGGAACAAACTATCTAATATGCTTTCatgtgtataaaaataaattcttacagacagacaaaaaaggaGACTATTAcatgatttcaattatttgaaacacctagaataagcaaattcatagagacagaaagtggatcaGAGGTTACCATGGGCTGGCAGGTAGAGGGGGGAAATGGAGATTCACTGTTTAATGGGTGCATTaagtttctatttgaggtgatgaaaaagttttggtaatggatggtggtaaagcaacattgtaaatgtaacaTGCCATTAAATTGTACACTGAAAAAATGGGTACAGTGTCAAACTTTATGTTATTATATTATGTTaccacacacattttttttaaagaaaggtgaaactgaaaaaacaatatatatgcttatatatacatatgctctCTTTGGAAGAtacctcatgggaaggcacggtGAAAGACAgactaatttttttctcaattctctTTGTAACCTTTGAATTTTTATCATGTACATATATTGTCATTCAAGAAaagtatttaattaaaaaatcaaactcAGCTTTAAAAATGTGAGATGCATTTCTTCATAGAGATAATGTTACACATCTTAGATGAGGGTACCCATGCCAGGCTGGGCTCCCCAGCTTTAATCCATGGGAATGTCTAACAAAGCTGATGACTTCACAGAGCAACGTTTCTGTGGGCAGACACATGTTTCAGCTGTGGATGGCAGGGCTATGGCTTTCCCTGAAGCTCCTCCTGCCACCAGCCATCCCCTAGTTACTCTTGTCGCCAGAACTGTGGAGTGTAGCAGGGAAGTGGAGagggagaagacagtggaataataGCTTCAGTGTGCTAACAGATAGCAACCAGCAATCAAAAATTACATGCCTGTTGAAAATATCTTCCAAGAAAGAggatgaaataaagatattttcaaacaaataaaagctGGGAGCTTGTTAACAGCAGaacttcaggcagaaggaaagcaGTCTGAGTAAAGAAAGGGAGCAGAGAAAACTGTAAATCCAGTGACAACTATATAGTTATGTAGCAACAGCATCAGGGGGTCTGGGTTAAAATCCCAGTTCTGTCACTTATCAGCTGAGTGATCTTTGGTAAGTTATTCAATCTCTTTGGCCTCAGTGTCTTTATCTTTGAAATGGAGAGTACAATAGAAGTCACTTCACAAAAATTTCAGGATGAAAGGAAATAACATTTGTAAAGCACTTATTACATGGTACACTGAAGTACTCAATAAACGCTACCTATTATTAGTCATCTTTAAAATTAGTACTTAGCTCCTGAAAATACCGAAGTCGCttttcagaaaaaagtaaaaaatctgtCTCCAAGTCTGtcttattaatggaaaaaaaaaaaaaagcaaatgtaaaaaCACTGTCACAAAGAAAACAGGTGACATCACCAAATGAGACACTCTGGGCCTATTCCCCACAGAATTTTTGAACAAGGAAAAACTGGGAACACTGCCTTTCTTAGAATTACGGAACACAGTTAAAATGCTGCAGTCATAgggcaaatgctgaatcaaaataAAGGAAACTTAAAAACGGCAGGAAAACCTCATGTCATTCTCAGTTGTCCTTTCCCACCCAGGATTCTCTACCCTATTCCAAATCTCCAGGGGCTACCATCCCAAACTGGAGAATTACTCTCCAAATTGGAGAGTATCCAAAGTGCGGCACAGCTGGCAATGATGTACCATGTGGAACTTATGGTGATTAAGTTTAACCCACTGGATGCTGAGACCACCAGTCCTCTTTTAGTGATGTGCCTCCCAGGACGGTGTAAACTAGATGCAGAACTGTGAccgagaaatcagaatttaagggatgattttgattactgaatcaatatgtagatattcctttttgctttctggtatactgaagTAGAAGAGAGAAATTCCTGaagtctctaaattgtaatccagctgccctgatctctgataatgattgtatagcccttaccCTCTGCccactgtgattgtaaaaaccttgtgactaaccttcatttgtacccagttatccagtttttcaactttagagtctttgTAGtcgctaaagacagcccctaatgtttattaatgaagggtcttgggacAGCCCACAACCAACCCACCCCACATCTACAGTTATCTTGAAAattgagactggatctaaccaaagtagggttgcctgacatgcacagtagcttagactttaacctacaagtcacctatacctcattctgccattttcttttaaaaattctgtgactaagcatgtaatcctccgtgcatgctcaataatcaatCACCtccaattacatcatctggggccactgtgcttattatcctaaaccctgcccatcttttctctagtAAAACGAtccaaattactgcagttcagggagacagattttgggtgcTAGGCTATCTGCTCTACTACtacgcacctagtaataaactctttctctttttgaaaacctggtatctcaggaatttGTTATTGAGTGCGAAGGGCAAATGAATCATGGCCTTTGACAGGTAACAGAACTCCAGGCAGAAAGGAACAGAATCCTCAGAAAAAAGATCTACAGATACTAACAGTGGGGATTCCCCAGGAAATAGCTCATCAGAATCCCCAACAGTACAGATCAAAATAGGCAAGGTGTACTCATGTGTCAAAGCTTCCAACTTGGGAAGTTATAAGTGATAGTACATTGGAATAAACAGGCCATGTAGGGAGAGGAAAAATTAAGAGGAATTCTCCTAAAAAGTAGggtaaaaaagaagagaaagaaaattagaagactaggtctaaaatttaaataataagagTTACAGAGAAAACATTgcagaggaaatgaaagaaataatttaagatAACTTTTCTAAACCAGAGAGTATGAGTTGTGAGATGAAAGTGCTCCCTAAATGCTCTGTACAAAAGATGAAAGCTCAACACAAAGCCATATGAAAATGTGGGGATACAGAGAAAATCTGgaatctcttgattagattatctccacagatatgtagcttgcccaattgtgggtataagccttggattagagggagaagtGACTCCATCTATTCCAAgtgagccttgattagtttactggaatccttttaaaaaagcagcattttggaaaaggcttgagattccaagagagcagagccaTGACAGGGTGATAAGAACCatgagagtccatgcagccagaggtctctggagatgaagaaggaaaatgtccctgggggagcttcatgaaacaagaagcctggagacaaagctagcagaagtagccatgtttgccatgtgccttttcaattgagagagaaaccatgaacttcattggcctttcttgagtgaaggtaacctcttctttgtgccttaatttggacatgtctataggcttgctttaactgggacattttcatggccttagaactgtaaacttgtaagttatttttttttaatttctattctgaaatataacatatatacagaaaagtgataaatttcaagtagttacagagcaaatttcaaagtatggtatgggttataagttccacaatttcaggtatttccttttggctgtttcaatacaccagaaactaaaaagatctacataatgagtcagtagtcataatcctttgttagATTCTAACTTccctgttataattcctccctctcatttgatcattctctcaatcttcagagatatttgggcaatgaccattctaacttcttctcCTTGAAACAGGATatcgacattatggggtagaggaatgtaACTGGTTATtgttctgggagagactggtacctctaattttcagggcttctctggcataggaacaatctggaggttttaagtttctgaaaaaaaacttaataaataaaacttttatagagtcttagatagagccctgggttttcttcagggtttacaggaatactgttggttgaggcttggcataccatggcagttTACAATATCTGGCTACAGCttgcataagtataacctccagaatgacctctccactctatttgaaatctctcagccactgaagcccTATTTTTTTACACTTCATCTTAGAAAATTTTTGAAGCTTCATCAAATATGTTCTTCCATGTACACAGTAAACTGGCTCCATGAAATCAAGGATGTTTTCAGGTTTGCTTGTATCATTCAAAATATGCAATAGACCCTTAACTGCACATTAAATTGAGTGGGTTGAGTAGCCCCCTTTCTTGAGTGGAACCATACTTCAATACAAAGAAGGATACATTAGCCCTCTTGAAAGAAGAAACAGGTAAATTCACTTTGAATTAAAAGTACCTGATTCCATATAAGGGAATTTACTGGATTGTAGGAGAGAATCTTTCTTTATCTAAGAAGAAAGCAACACTGACCTTTACAATCAATGGTCACATAATTTTCCCtcctcagagaaaaaaataactaaactaTCAAGGTGACAAACTAGTAAGTGGCCATCATAAATTTTAATTGAATCAACAGACCCAGATCATTATTTCATCcaacatttcttgagcacctcTTCTATTATGAACAATGTAGCAATAGTGGGGAcacataatgaaaatataatgaataCCTGATTGGCTATGTGGAAACCCTTCCCTGAATGACCCCATGCCTCCCATGACTCAAGCTGCTGCCAGTTTGAAAATTCAATAATGCAAGTGGAGCTTTCATTCACTGACCTCTAGGACATTCTACACACAACTCCAACAGTCTTTGGAAAGAGACCTAGAAGACTCTTAGGATTGGGTTACACAGAGCTTCATATGTGGTTAAATACTACAATTGCTCAAACACCAAATTCAGCAAGGTTTTTTAATGCCCTATCACGTTTGGAGTTGAAGTTTTATTACATGTTTGTTGGTGCTACAATTAACAGGTAGGCACAGTCTCTATCTTAGTTCAGCTTAACATGGAATTATGGTGGGGAGTTATTATTTAATAGACACCGAATTTGTGTTTGGAGTCctgctaatggatggtggtgatgacggcttaacattatgaatgtaactaatttaaaaatctaattattggggggtgtaagggtagttcagtggtagaattcttgcctgccatgtggaagacccaggtttgattcccagtacatgcactccccccccccaaaaaacaatcaaacaaaaaaaccaacgaaacaaacaaaaattcaacaaatggtgctgcaataaagggatactcacacggaacaagaatgaaatgtgaccctggccatacagcatacaaaaaaaaaaaaatctagttatGGAAAGAGAGCATGTTACTGAAAATGTAATGATATGAAATTGTTAGGGATATTGCCGGTGTCAACTACATTTTTAGCTTTATAAATCCAACTTTCAAGAtgtttttcataatttcaaagAAGTTAATCTAATGAAAATATCCTGCATTAATATAATATACTTGATGTACAGAAATTGGTGCTTAGAAGTGAAGCACTACCATACCAAATGGCTGAAATATATGGCAGATAGTGATCAGGTGACAGGCTATGATGTTACTGAGATTGCAGGCTGAATAAATGATGATCTGTGTTATACAATGGCGAGACATTTGGTGAAACTATTGCCTGTGGTAATTTGAGAGTCAAATCCTATATCTGTAGAGGAAGAGACTGGAAAACAGAATGTTAGTTGTGTGTGTTGGATATGATTGTGTACAATTGGCAGGATAATGCAAGAAAGAAATGAGTTTAGGAAAGAGTTGCTAGATttgcaaacaaaaatgaaagggaTTGAAGAGAACCCAGAAATTCAGAACCCAGAAAGGTGtatgaaaaaaaaaccccagcaatTTCTATcttctaaaagtaaaaaaattgaaaaagcctTTGAGGAATAAATGGGGAAAATGTCCAGTAAAAACTTTCAACCAAATACATTTCCTTGGGGCAAGAATCAGAGTGAATCATCTGGTAaatctttttaattgtataaaagAACTTAGGATACTAAGAGCTTTAGGGTATAGTTCTAACAGTCTGCCATTAAATCAAGAGGAGAGAGTTACAGGgatgaaaagcaaagaaagggatGTTCCAAGAACTATGCCTCAAAAACAATTGATTTAGAGAagaaatttgtaacttattaaactccccttttaaaaagccactccaattctggtatattacattccagcagctagcaaactagaacaagaaccaGTGGACTCTATCTGCATGCAAACTTTTGCTAAAAATACAAAccaaattaacaaaaaagaaaattctatatTCTCAAAACttcaaaaaggacaaatattttaaaaaaaacccacaagagATATAAAGCTAAGGAACAGGttagaaaatgttaaagaaaCAGGTAAGTAATCTTACAATAAGTGAATTTCTGAGTGCATCCTTGAATTTCTGAGTGTGTCCCTGAATGCGTGAATGGAAGCAGTTCTGAATTCTTCATGAGGCAAATCATGAGCTACAATTTTTTCAAATTATGGTGCAGACGTCTTATGAACTATCTCTCATTTAGGAAGggtatttaaaatattcctttagattagaagacaaacaaaaattctgcaGCTCACCTGCCCCCTTCTCCAGCAGCTGCAATTGCTTCCTCTGCAAGCCGTGACGCAGTTTCCTGACTGTACCAAAACTGGCTCAGTTGCTATTGACAAAGAACGGTTGAAATTATTTTAGAGTTAGTATAgtctttgttcttttaatttatacctaccatacctgcttgtgcatgcatgtgtgtggggTGAGtgtaagttctttttttaaactaatttttttctttttaatattttaaatcaatatgACCCCTAATGGATTAATGGAACCAAGGCATTGAGTATCACTGGCTCCTAACATTGTAAAAGGATATGTCAGTCAAGATGTTTCTCTTGATGGAAAAACAAATCTCTGCAATGTATTACTCTTGCCAAAAAAACTCAACCTGAATCTGATTAAGGTCTAGATTCAACTACCAATAAGCAGGAAAGAAAGAGGTAGACATGCATGTTAAAGGATCCCACCACAACACAATCAGCTGAACCCAGATATACCTCTTCCCCATTGCCTCTTGTCTCTGCCTTAGGAATGTTTCCAAATTACTTGCTTTTCTCTCAAGGGTAAAGTTCATTTTTTATCTCGGTCTTTCCATTTCATGCTGATTGATGATTTTCCTTAAATTCTTAGTTATCTATTCATATTTGCAAATTAAGGATGGTTTTATTGGAAAAGGCAGCCTGCTTTTCCTCTGTACTTGGATAGGCCCTTTTTTCACGAGGTCTCTCCCAATGGCAGGGCTGGCTGCAGACTCTGAGTAAGCAGATGCATGTGCTGAAGTGGAGCAGTCATGAAAGCTGGGgttctctgcttttaaaatgTGTCCAGTGGAAGCAACCAatatgttcatcaacagaagaatgaataaaaagaatacaGTATAGGAGGAGGTTCCGGGCGAATATggaggcttagcaatgtgcgtgttttagttcatcctccagaacaactagtaaataaccagaaacaacacagaacagctcctggggacacatcagtgactggacacacagcgtaccccaatctggaccagctggaccagctgtaaggccccccagaaccatgagttccccaagctgtggcggccggtgcccctcccccacggctgcttcctagaggggaaaggaaagaaactttaccagcagcaggggctgggcccaaccaaataccaattgtggaattaattaacaaattctgactactaaaaataggcctccagctcaggcgaacttggtcaaagcagaggttgctcatttctGTCCCGGcgccaaggaggcagggctgacggaaaaaggaaaaaaagagaaggacacagaggtttttgtggctgtgtttctacaaaggcttgactgcctttaatacagcggcagggctcctaaggttgcaactgccccaggcataggcagaaacaaactcgttttgagggcttgtctggaacctgtgccttccccaggggaagggtgaagtccaactcaggtggaatttctctctcaaggaattcagacaccagggcttggtaatttgaagccattaaaaccaggcTACAACCTCTCCTCGGTCTCCACAAT
This is a stretch of genomic DNA from Tamandua tetradactyla isolate mTamTet1 chromosome 4, mTamTet1.pri, whole genome shotgun sequence. It encodes these proteins:
- the EEF1AKMT1 gene encoding EEF1A lysine methyltransferase 1 isoform X2 — encoded protein: MSDPDDDDTPQLSSHTLAALQEFYAEQKQHTDSAGDDKYNIEKIEENWQLSQFWYSQETASRLAEEAIAAAGEGGRIACVSAPSVYQKLRQSHQEDFSAYVFEYDKRFAIYGEEFIFYDYNNPLDLPEKIATHSFDIVIADPPYLSEECLRKTSETIKYLTQGKILLCTGAIMEEEAVKLLGVRMCKFIPTHTRNLANEFRCYVNYDSGLDH
- the EEF1AKMT1 gene encoding EEF1A lysine methyltransferase 1 isoform X1 translates to MSVDLFAAHGLGRLLTFFEMSDPDDDDTPQLSSHTLAALQEFYAEQKQHTDSAGDDKYNIEKIEENWQLSQFWYSQETASRLAEEAIAAAGEGGRIACVSAPSVYQKLRQSHQEDFSAYVFEYDKRFAIYGEEFIFYDYNNPLDLPEKIATHSFDIVIADPPYLSEECLRKTSETIKYLTQGKILLCTGAIMEEEAVKLLGVRMCKFIPTHTRNLANEFRCYVNYDSGLDH